In Fusarium oxysporum Fo47 chromosome VII, complete sequence, the following proteins share a genomic window:
- a CDS encoding DHS-like NAD/FAD-binding domain-containing protein — MSPRWIDLLNGKTSGRHQINNDLQLLFQELRKKTKIVIVAGAGISEAAGISEFRSRLNAAEEKDNIERCKYITKDMLDASVFSDNQKTKQFMAMTRELSQTFSSARPTAFHHLIAQLAKRGQIRRLYTQNIDDIDVNIQPLATDVPLSLTGPWPKTIQLHGSLSKTFKVIKCPPAINAPSLFKSYVERPIAADRAFAYGSTLTAHQPEVI; from the exons ATGTCTCCAAGATGGATTGATTTGCTCAACGGCAAAACATCGGGAAGACATCAGATCAACAATGATCTTCAGTTACTCTTCCAAGAGTTACgcaagaagacaaagatcGTGAttgttgctggagctggaatATCGGAGGCCGCTGGGATTTCAGAATTTCGTTCGCGCCTAAATGCCGccgaagaaaaagacaaTATAGAGAGATGCAAGTACATTACCAAGGATATGCTCGATGCCTCCGTCTTCTCAGATAACCAAAAGACAAAGCAGTTTATGGCAATGACTCGGGAATTGTCTCAGACATTCTCTTCTGCCAGGCCTACAGCGTTTCATCACTTAATAGCCCAACTTGCTAAGCGAGGGCAAATCCGGCGATTGTATACACAGAATATAGACGACATTGACGTCAATATCCAGCCCCTTGCTACGGATGTTCCACTGAGTCTCACAGGCCCCTGGCCAAAAACAATACAGCTTCACGGTAGTCTGAGTAAG ACTTTCAAGGTCATCAAATGCCCTCCTGCAATCAATGCC CCAAGCTTGTTCAAGAGCTATGTAGAGCGACCCATAGCCGCCGACAGGGCATTTGCATATGGCTCAACATTGACTGCCCACCAACCGGAGGTAATATGA